CTGTACAGTACCTTTGCACATGCCTACTTCCCGCCGTGCTTCTCCATCATGTTATAATACAGCACGAGACCTCACCAGGGTCATAACATGAACTCCTCGAgctccagaatcatgagccaaactAACCTTTATTCTTGATAAATTATCCAGTGTCATGTATTGTTAACAGCAACAGAACATGGACTAAGAGATAGCTCAAAACAATGTTAAATTCCTTTTGGAGTTAGAATAGTTAACTATTAGGCATTAACTGTCATATTTTATAGGTAGTAGCTCATTTAATCATTTTCACAAGGCTCTTTCTCATCCTTCAGGTCTTAGAAAAAGTGCCAGAACTCACTCTCTTAAAAAGTCACCTGACCTAGCAACTCTCTCCCACATCACCTGGTTTATTTCCTTGGGGGCTCTAACTCATCTGTAATCTTGCTTCTGTCTCTTCTAGTTCCATGTTAAGTTCCCAAATGGCAGAAACCCAATCTTCTTCACCTAGTACCTAGCATGTGACAGGTACTTCTTTGCCTAGTGCGTAGCACATGACAGCTCCTTTTCTAATTGCAGAATGAATGGTTTCACCCCGTGTAAGAGGTGCTATGGTCTGCCTTTCACAAACCAGAACATAATTATTAAGTAACTCCTCTGAGATCACAGTGGAGGAACTAAGATTCTAATTGTCTTCTGACCAGACATGGGCTCTCAAACCATTCCAAGAACTGATCATCAGCCTTAAATATCAGTCTTGCTTTCCTGGTAATAAGCTGAGTTACTCATCTAAGAATGTCAACTTTCTTTGCCTTACTAACACTTGACTCAGCTATTTTCcataacaataaaaattcagAGCCCAAACTGTAAAAAGTGGcaatttccttatttaaaaactgTCCATACCAAAAAGCCTATTAACAATGTCCCAAAGCAGCTAAGATTTCTACCTCGTATAAaatcataaacattttaattcaaaatgttgacatttagaagaaaaattacatgaaagcAAATTGATTTGAAATGCAATTTATTCTGGCAATAAATATGTGTAGTCATAAAAGTTGGGTGCTTTTTccaagaaaaatgtttctgaatGTGCACACTAGAATATATGCAGAATCCTTTAAACAGTCGACTTCATAATTATTAAACTCAGAAGTGTGGTAACAACAAGTTATGGAAAAATGGACTTTCTTTGTAATTCATGATTTAGTTTAAGTTTACAAAAGTTTTAATTGCCATTTCAGTTCCTAGAAGCTACCAAGCCTGAAATTAGATAACTGACAGCTGAGAAATGAAATCACCTGATTGAATCTCTTAATTGTACCGCTGAAGAATCCAAAGGCCTTGCCAAAGATTACAAAGTTAAAAAGAGACACAGCCTGAATTACAAATCAGTTTTTATAGGTGCTCCAGAAATGTCTTGGCCTAAATAAGGCACATGTATCACACAGAACTTTAGTCCTATCTCAGAGTCCAGTTTtactttcctttctcttaattttttagagatgaggtcttgccccGTCACacgggctggaatacagtggtgtgatcacagctcaccacagcctcacaatcctgggctcaagcaatttgctcATGGCCCCTACACCCTGCTAATTAAGAGAATTTTTAAGAGACCAGgtctatgttgccaaggctagtcttaaattcctggtctcacctgatcctcttgcctcagcttcctgagtagctgggataacaggcagaagccactgcgcttggctcTCATTTTACTTTCTGCTTAACACAGGATTCAATCTTGACGTGTTCTTTCATAGCTCATAAACTTAGTGACTCAATTGCTTTAGAAATAAAgcaataaatgattttatttagaaataaaatcattccCATTATTGCAGTATTATCACCAGTCACTGATTGCTAATGCTATTTATGCTGCTTTTTTTCCTGGGATGTCTGAACCTGCCGACTATTCCTGTTCTTTGCAAACCTACATCAGGGGTGTCTGTTTGTGTTTGAAGTTCATCAGGATCAGAAACAGCTAACATGTCAGCGATATGTAGAAAACCATCAGCATGAGCGTGGGACAGTTCATTTCTCCTTGCAGCTGATCCCACCATAGAGAGTACCCTGCTCTGTTCATCTGAGCAGTCACTTTGCTTTTGGATGACTTCTGGGATGTCAGTGTCCCAAACAGCAATGAGATTTCTCATCATATCCAGAATATGCCACATAATATACCAAGCACCTTCAGCATACAATTTTTGGTAATTTATTGTCTCAGCCTAGTGGCGGCACATAGTCAGGCTGCTGGCAGGTAAAAGAGGCTACTCGTTTTAATTTAAACCTCCAGTGAATGTGCGTAGTACATTTACCAATTAGCAACAGAACATTCATATTCTGGCAAGTTGTTTTTCTATTGCAGGAGCCATTCCTAAAACCTGACAGACATCAgtgcattacatttttaaaatttatgcacAGTAAAGTTGTGTATATACAGGGAATCTTCAGATTTCCAATGTGAATGATTCAAATCTCTTGCTATTCTTAGTACTGCAGCAAAGGAAGATTGAGAGCCtatctttctatatttctttttctcccggGCAACATTTCTCTGCAGGAATGAGTGTCTCGTTTGGCTGCGTGTTACAGAGGCTTATTCAATGTGCTCTCATGGGCATATTTATTCACAATAGGCCCCTCACTTTCAAACGCATTCTCTGCTGTAGATGCTTTCCCTTGTAGTAGTGAAAGGACACTGCAATATGCCAAAGGCACAGCTACCGCCATGAAGACTTGACATTAACCCGGATCTGGAATGCCATTTCATTAGccttatcaaaaaacaaacaaaaacccatatGAAGAAATATCACTTGCTCTGATTGGGCAGTCATTCAAACATTTCATTTACTACTCTGGTATGATTTGCTCCTCTCATTCTGTCatcaattttacttcttttggaTGTTTTTCATCTTGTCCTGACTTCCATGGAATATGCAGAATATAAGAAAACTCCCTATTCTTTCATCTCTTCCCTGTGGACTTTCTTTCTTGTTCACCAACTTCTGGCTCTGGAAAAATCATGACCCCATTGTATCTTCTCTTTAATACTACAACCTAACTGTGTGCATGAAGCATCACAGAAATGACATGCTGAACAGAACATGCCCATtctaatgagaaaactgaggagaCTGGTTTGGTATAGAAACTGAAAGTGTGGTACTAATGaagcaattaattttaaatatagaacaGCAGAACTGATGTCAAATTTCAAAGGAAGGGCTAATTTTAATCATGTTAATAACCAACTCAAAAATACAATCTTTTTTATTAAGGAATCCTAATGACTGAGGTAGATGACGCTGTTATCAGTTATTGAAGTAATTTGGTTTAAGATATGAAAATGATGAAACCGAGGGAAAGAAAGCACTGTTTTgaaattatcttcttttaaatttagaTGGATAATTAAGAATGCTTCCAATTTAAGGTTCTAAGCACAAAATCCAGATATGTCATGTTATAGACTTGCTTCCTGAAGATGAAATCAGCAGTCGATGGAAAGAATCCACACACTTACAGAATAGCAAATCACAAATGGTGGTCTCCATGAAGCCAGTAGCTTTGCATTCAATATTTCTATCTAGGCTCATTTCCAATTGTTCAGGATTTGGATTCCTGAAGGCTTCTTCAGCATTTAACTAATTCTTTGTTGGCTGAAGGGGCTGGGACTGTTTCTCCACACACAAACTGATCCTAAGACAGAGAAATGACATTAACCAATGAATTTCCATGTCACAAATGCATTAATATTAAACCTTCATTTTGTTACAGAATCAATCCAGCTCTGTTAATCTTGTTTTTCTATTGCTATTATCATTTCATCCTTGTTCAAAGAGCCAATGACAGCACCAGAATCTGAATCTGAAACATGTATCAGTTTTTGGTTCTGAATTCACTATTTAATATAAAGCACCTTATAAATATGCCCATCTTCAGTGCAAAGCAACCACTTCCCAGAAATCACAGAGACATGCCACatcttttaatttctgtattattaCTCACACTAAAACTTCTCCACTTTAATAACTGGTCATTCAAATACCAGTCCTCTTCAAAGTAATTACTTCTTCCAACTAAAAGGAACAGGTCTTTATGTGTTTCTCAACACAGATAATCTGCAATGTTAGCTACTTTGTAAATGAAATTCAGTCTCTGATCATTCATCTTGACTTATCTCAGCTATCACAAGAaatctctgcctctgaggttacCCCTCACTTCCAGCAATCTGATTCCTGAAGGATCAGCCCTGACTCTGTCCCTACTGGTCTGTTGCTCAATATCTGGAACTCCTTCACTGTACTCTGTGGAATTCATGATCCATTGTCAGCACAATGCACCATGTTCTCAACCTCTTCCTCAAAATGTCATCTTACCCCCAAGAGCATTGGTAGTATCTGGAAACAGTCTGAACTGAAACAACTGAGGATTGCTATTGGCATCTAATAGGTGAAGGCCAGGGATCCTGCTAGACATGCTACAATGTGCGGGATAACCctgcacaacaaagaattatcaggcctaaaatgtcaatagtgctgaagTCGAAGTCGAGATTAagtcatattctttttttgtccgagatggagtctccctctgttgccctgactggagtgcagtggcatgatcttggctcaccacaacctctgcctcccgggttcaagcgattctcctgcctcaacctcctgagtagctgggaccacaggtgcgtgccaccatgcctggctaatttttgtatttttcatagagataggttttcactacgttggccaggctggccttcaactcatgacctcatgatccatccgcctcagcctcccaccgtgctgggattacaggtgtgagccactgcacctggcctgatgaCGTCATATTCTTAAGGACGGTTTCCCCTACGTGCCCCTCTAGTGGAGGCTCCGTGTTCTCAGAGTCCTAGTACCAGAGGGATTGGAAGTGGGGCTAGTTCCTCCTGTTTGCCACTGTTCTCCTTTCCTGTCTGAAACCCATCAGTTTAGAATCTTATGGCTTGAGACTACTGCATTGCTATTCTTCTCTGTTGCTGTCATTTATCCACCTTGGATGCCATATTCCAACCCCTCTGGACCTCCACCACATTCATCCTACCACCCATTCACTGCCCCTCACTCCCTTCATGTTCCCTTTCCCTAGTTCAAACTCCATGGTCAGGTATAACTACTCTTCTCTCACTCCTTCTTTTTCACTTGGGAAAACCACAAACCTGGTTAAATTTAACTTTCTGTGTCCATATTCACTTACGAAGACTGAATTTCTATCACCTTAAACTCTCTCTTGATTCTCTATCCCCACTGGTTATCGTCCCATGTCTCTGCTCTCCTTTGTTGCAAACTCCTTAAAAGAAATGGCTATACTCACTGCCTTCTGTTCTCTTATTCCCTCCAACCAGTTTTCTGCCCATTGGTTTCTTCAATCATGTGCTGTTCCTGTTACTCCATAGAAACTGCTCTCATCACCATCACAAATGAACTCAGTGTTGCTAAAGCTAAtggttaattctttttcttttttgaggtgggggtctcaatatgttgcccagactcctgggctccagtgatcctcctgcctcaggctcccaaagtcctgggataatacaggcgtgagccaccacacccagccaaagctaatggttaattcttttttttttttttttttagtagagatggggtttcaccatgttgaccaggatggtctcgatctcttgacctcgtgatccacccgcctcagcctcccaaagtgctgggattacaggcttgagccaccgcacccggctgctaATGGTtaattcttgatttctttctatcAGTAGCATGTGACAAGGATCACCACTTCCTCCACCCCTTCTCATCTGCTTTCCAGGATTTGACACTGCTGACTTTCCTCCTTCTGGGTGGTTGCTCCTTTACTGTCAGCTTTGGTGATTCCTCACTTCCCTCCCTGACCTTTTAATACTGGAACACCTTAAGGCTCAGTCCTGTATTTTATCCATCTCTACATTTACATACCTGGAGATCTCATCCAATCTCCTGGCTCTAAATGCTATCTATTACTGATAACTCCCAAATTgacattgctagccaattttcctcCATGAAATCCAGGCAGGCATATCCAATTGCCTTCTCAACAGCTCCACTTGGATGATAGTCTTCTTAAACTTAGTATGCACAATGCCAACCCCTATATAGTTACATTCCCTCAATGGATAGTAACTCCATCCCCCCAGTCATTAAGGTCACATATGAAATCACCCTTGAGGCACTCCTTCACACCCTATATCCAATCAGTCATTCAAAGTGTATCCAGAATCTAAGTACTTCTCATTATTTCCATGGCTGTAAGCAGGTCCAAACGACCCATCTCCTTCTTTTATTAGTGtaatagcctcctaactggtttTCCTGTTTCTATCCTTGCTCTCTATAGTATTCTCTGAACACAACagccagaataattttttaaacaaacttaaGTTGGATCATAGTACTCCTATGTTTGAAAACCCTCCAGTGGTTCCCTACATCATTCACGACAAGAGCCAAATCCTTAAAGTGATCCACGAATTTATCTTGGACTACTCTCATCCTGCTCTGCTCTGATCACATTGGCCTTCTTGTTGTTCCTTGATAAAATTGGGCATGTTCCTGTCTTAGGTCCCCTTCACTGAACAATCCTTTGCTAGACTCCCTTACTCCCTGTATCCTCATATGTACATGGCTCACTCCCTCACTTCCTTGAAATCTTTACTTAATAAGGCCTTTCTCAGTGAGGCCTGCCATGATCACCCCTGTCAAACTGCAACTTCCTCCCAGACCAGCACCCCTGATCTTCCTTACCCTGTTTGCTTTCTGTTGCAGAGCACATTTTAATACAAGAATGAATTATTAGATTTCTAAATTATAGTCTAAATTACAGCCTGCTTCTCTCATGAGGCTCTGTGCCTCATCCCCACTTTTCCCTATATTCATTTTAGAGTTCATCCTTGAGAGTGTTAAGCTCCTTATCTAAGATTCCATTCAACGTACTGAACAAAACTTTGAGTAAGAGTGGGaagtaataactttttttttctattgtcaaTATCCTTGGGTGAAAGACAATAGGGCAACTAAAgactaaaatgaaattataaagctGCACCTAGGAATTAAATCTTAAACAAGATAATGCAGAATTCCTTGTATAAACAGGCATGAAATACCATACAATTGTTCCCTTCAAAGTAGGAGCTGTAAacaattttaattacatattaaatagaaaagaaatataaagattgTCCACTAAAATAATCTACATaattacttctctttttctttcccttttttttttttttttacttagataactggtaaaggattttgtttaatttttctatctttaataaGTAATAATTTTTACTAAAGCTAGATTTAGCGCCAAagctaaaataaattatgtaatctgaactttaataattttaatttactatttaGCTGTTTATCAATGGTGTTTAAAACCTGCCTGAAAAAAATACTGCACTTTACCTAGCACACTCAAACATTCTCTTGCACTCATCACTGCCAGGCTGATCTAAGTCCTTGCCACTGCCTTACAACCCCCTTcccccattttaaaattgtatcccTTACTTTGTCATAAATCACTTTTATAATGAGAGAGCAGCTAGGACACGTTGCCACGTCTTCCCCATTCTCCAAATCTTCCTACAACGAAATCAAACACCATGTGGTCAGCACAGTCTCTTCGCCATCTCCTCCCGCAAACCTGTCCCACCCCTAGGTGCAAGTTTCTTGTGGCTTGCCTTCCCTCCAGGGTGGGTGAGAACCCCAGGGCCTTCAGTGAGAAATGCCAACTTCATTCTCCTAAAGAAGCGTCGCTTAGGGGAAACATCTAGGCATGTTAGGCGAGCTTCGGTCGCCCCAAAGCCCTGGGAAACAAAAAACGAGTCCCCTCCTCAACAGAGATATTCCAGGCTGGGACTCTAAGGCGGGGATCGGGCAGGGAGACAGAGGCTCCCGCCGCCCTCTCCCTGGCCTAATCTAAGGTCAGAACTACCTGCCTACCGAGAGAGCTCAGGGTTATTAGCTGGGGTCGGGGTATGCGGGAGGAGAAAGATTCAGCAAATGGAAAGAGGGCGTGGGTGACCCAGAGCTTCAAAGACGACCCAGTGACGCAAGGAACAAGGCGGACCGAAACTGCGCTTGCTCGGGTGAACCGCCGGGCGAAGCCCTGAAGTTACCCTGGTGATAGAGAAGTTATCTCCACATGGGCAGGGATAGAAATACGTCTCCGAGTCCTCGTCATATTGGAAGTCCTCGATTTCCACCTCGTCGTGAAATACTGCCATGGTCAGCGGGGATCGGCAAGGGGTGACGCTCCGGCAGTCCTAACGCAGCTTCGAGGGTCTAACTTCGCCGGAGCCGGCCAGGGCTAGGCATCATCACGTCACGCCGGGCTAAAACCAGCGCTTCCGGCGCATAGGCAATGACGCAATTCCGGCCTGCGCGGCCAAAGGGGTAACCGGTAGCGGTCACCATGGAGATGGCTGAGCTAGGGGCGGAGACACTGGGAAGACTGCAAGACTTGCTCAGCGTGGTCGCGCACCTCTCCTTCTATTGGACGGCAGCGACCAATAGACTGTGGGACTGGCTCGCGCTGCTTCGTCAGGTGTAGGGCCGCGGAGTATCCCAGGCGCCGGTAGCTGAGTTTGGCCGCGTCTGCAAGCTAGGTCCCAGGGGGTGGGGTAGGTTTCCCTGTTTCTTGTCGCCTTGTTTAGGCCTTAAACAGCGGGCTGAAGGCTGCAGCAGGTGCTAGGTAGCCTCCTCCCGGTCCTCTCGGTAGCTCTCGGGAAAGGCGGAGCGGGGAGGCGAGAGCAACTTAGACTCCTCGACCTCTCTTCCCGGTGACGGACGAAAAGTTCCCGTAGAATTTCGCTTCACCGAGTGACCTTGAGCCCAGGGCGACGGTCAGCTTGTTCCTGGCTGCAGGTACATTTCGCTTCTTTCTGTCCCCAGACATCTTAAAATAACCTAAATTGCGTTGCTGAAAGGACCAAGCCCTGGAAGGCAAGGATTGAGTGCTAGTCTTCTGTTTGTCAGGTGTATAACATTATTAACTACGATGATttgtagtaatagtaataatcttTTATTATTGGGAAGTTATGTGCCAGGTATTGCACTAAGTGGAATTGTCAACTCTAGGAGTTTACATGTTATTCCATTTTACTAATCTttaaactgaggtacagagagttGGGCATCTTGACCAAAATCGTACACCTAGGAAATAAGAGCTTATCTGTCTCCAAAGCCCAGGAACAAATTACTTATGTGAGTACCAGTTTTTTCTTTGTGACAGAAACGGTATCAGTGGGCAGGTTTATTAGTATGTTTGCCTTGAAATGAAATGCAGGTGAAAGGCATTTTGTCTTGAAAGCAGTGCTAGTGCTTGTTTTGGTAAAACCGATTCCATTGGGTCTTAATTACTTGGTATTTTAATATAGAGAAGGAATGCATtgtagtgaaaaagaaaaaaagcccttTAGAGAGAAGATCTGGGATCGGGAATCTTGAGTTGCTGACTAGCCCTGGCAACTGGATATTTACATTCTGTGGGCCTTATTTCCTCTTCTAAGAAACTGTTTGAGTAGAGATGATTATAAGATTCTTTGTAGATGTAACGTCCCACTTTTGCATGGAAATTACGTGTTTTACTTGGTTCAGCAATTATATACCATATTTAGTTTACATTTACATAACACATATACAAACCATATCCCTATGCTTATATTTGCACACTCATATGTTGGCATGAAGTTACGTATTTTGTGCACCCTTAGCCCTTTTAAAGCTTGAAAACTTAGAGGCAGAGGAGTTTTTGGGAGAAAATCCAGAAGTTACATTATAGGACTTTATGGTGGATTATTTCAAAGACCTCACAAACACTTGATTTTCTGTAATATAGATTTACCCAGCAGTTAGGAAACTTGATAGCTTGTCAAGGATTAACTGTGATTGTTCTGGTCTGTCTGGGCAAAGGAGAAATCCCAAGCCCGCACAGCTCGGTGGCTCCTCCTTGCATCACTGTTGACGTAAATACTTCCCACATAGCCTcttggagacagaaaaaaatgggagATTCTCTGTGTCTATTCTGTAGTCCTGATGGTCATTTTGAGGTTGGGagccatctttatttctttagtaCTTCTGAGTGTAAGtacttgaaaattaaatatgagccattttcttttgtagagaaatGGGCATAGTCATATTTGGCTTATGGGAAGTATAAATTGGTAGATCTCTTAGAAAGCAGTTCACATCTATCAAAAACAATTTGCTGaggaattttaaaatctgaagttAGTAGTCCTAAAAGTTACATGGGTTGTTGGGTAGTTTTTCTTTGTAATGTTCCAACTTTTCTTTGAATACATGTTAGctgaaatggaaaaaacaaagcaGCTACTTAATAATAGTTGACACTGTGTTCGTCATACACTATAACCAAATCCTTATGTGCattatgtcattaaaaaaaacccaGTGAGGTGTAAGTATCGTTACCCCCATCTTTAACACTGAAAAGCATGAGGCTTAGGGCCTGAGGAACTTGCCTAAGCCAAAGCTGGTAAATGGCAGTAAGCTGTGATGAGAACTCAAATCTGTCTGGCCCTAAAATCTAGGCTTTTAATTAACAATGATGTCATTGGTGCTGTGATGGTACTTCAAGCAGAGCTCGATTTAAAAGGCAGCACTGTAGCTCTGCAGACTGCTGAGATCTTCCACTGAGCAGTGCTCATTCCCACGAGAACTAGGTTTGGGGAGCGGGGAGTCTCCATGGCTTTCCATGTTTTCATCCTGCCATCCATTGGCTGTCTCCATTGTCTGGCCAGAGGTGGCTGCTCTTAATGTTCTGCCCAATTTGAGCTTGTACTGTGCTGAAGAAAGTGAAACCATAGTCAAGCATGCAGTGTAGTTTATTTTACTTCACCTAGCACTTTTAAAGAACACATTACAATGACTACTAAACTTTATATTTATTCCTAAAAGGATGGAAACATTTTGTAGTGACACACTTTTGGACCCTGAGAGTGCAACACAAGCAGATTTTCTAGTTCCAAGAGTAATTTGAGATCACTCGTGCTTTTCAGTGTTGTTTATTTTATCATAAATGCTAACTAACACTGCATATCCAGAAAACAGTGATGCCTAGGATTCTTAGCATAAGTTCAGGTTTAGAAGTAGGTCAGAATTGTATGATGGAAACTATAGTTGATGAGTACTGTTGTATATCAGGCCAGAGGGAGTTGTTTGCTGGCAATACCAAACCTCCATCTCTGTAGGTAGTTTGACAAGGAGGAGAAGGGGTTAATGTATTAGGATTGATTTTTAGTAACGCTCTTGCTTGTCAGGTACTTTggtagacattttatttattcctctcaATAATCCAGTGAGGAGTGTGGGTAGTGTTAAAATGGCAAGAGGAGACTTGCTGAAGATGAGAAAGCAAGGAGTCACCCCTGAGCCCAGTTTTGCTGAGTTTCAGTCAAATACTCTGTGTCTGTTACCTGTTTACCACTAAGATTTCTTTGCCTAACGGAGCACGAGGAGCCCTTTTGCTTCCTCAGTGAAGATTCTAAATTGACAGATGCCATGATTGTTCTTTGAACTTACTTAATTTCAGTGCATTTATGCTTGTTGAGACATGCTTGGCTTTTCTCTTTTCGTCATTGTCCTCTCACACCCTGTTTAATGTATCAGCAAGTTTTGGGGCTCTAATTCCAAAACATAGGTCATGTTCATCTACTTCTGCCATCTCTGTAGCTGTTACCTTATGATAACCTTAGACCAGAGCCTTAACTAGACTTCCTTCTTCCACTCCTGCCCCTTCCTATTATCTTTCCCACAGCAACTTGAGcagtcctttaaaaatataaattagaccTTGTCCTTCTCCTGACTGATTCACTCTTCAGTTGCTTCCTGTTACCTTTAGGTTCCTACCATTCTGTAAACTGCTGGGCTTCATCTCATTTCACTCTTACCAGCCTATTGCTCTCCGATCACACTGGCCTTAGTTCCTCTAACATACCGAGCTTATTTCTGTGTTGGGACCTTTGTTCTTGCCAATCCTTCTGCCTGATTGGCTTGCTTTTACCATCTGCTCAGCTGCCTTTTCCTCATCCAGATCTCAGCCAAGCTGTCATCACTGGAGAGATGTCTTTCCTAATATCTTCCCCACCTACCCCATCACTCTCAATTCCTTTATCATACTCATCATAGTCTGTAGTTATCTTGTTAATTATTTGTTTACTGCTATCCGTCTCTGGAACTGTAATAAAAGCTTCATGATGGCAGGGGCCTTGCATCTGGTTCTTTATTGTATCTTCAAGGTCAAAATAGTGCCTGGCACCCTTGTAATTGTTGAATGAACTGAGTATACCTGTTGAACTGAAACCAGTATAATTAATCTTAAATCTTAAATTTAATCTGTTGCTTTCAGGTATTTGTTTTACTACGTATTTAATGGGCGTGAgtttaatttaacatttattataatctgcatttcagaaataaagttaATTAAGAATTTTGTTAAGGGAAGGCTTGTGAGGATACAGACATTGATGGGATATTCTCCTTTATATGGTTTTAGAAATAACTTGATATATATTGATCTGCTGTGGTTGATTAAATACTTCCAGTATGAAACCACTGgacatatttcaaaaaattagtagggtttcagttttttatattttacttaaaggACATAAAGCTTTGGAAAGCACTTTGaacagaattttataaaaatgcccTTTATGTACCAGTAGGTGGCACTCTTGGTCATGGTTACTTTTACAAAATGTTAGAATTTTAAAGAgaactgcttttaaaattaacGTTTATTTTCCAGTTTAGTTGAGAAGGAGACATTCAGGCAACATAATCATTAAACGATGTATCCTATTGTGAGGACAACTTATTTTAGCAATAGTTGTCTAAAACATTAAGCAGAACAGTATTTCCATATTTAACTATATAGTGGTTAGATTTTATCAGGGAACTTGGCCTTAAATGACATGTAACTGTGTCATTCTGGGCTTTGGTCTGCTGTTTCCTGGGGTGGATATCCTAAGTAGCAGGAGTTAAAGACAGGCCAACGAAGAACAAAAGAAGTTGTaagataaataagcaaaaaagaaaaatggaagcatAGGGAAAGAATGGATGGAGAGGGGGTAATTGAGAGTGGGTTTGCTGTGAAGTGATGCCTACTGATTATAATAAGCCTTTCCTTTTGCAGCTAAGAGGTAATAGTGCTTTGATCAGTTTCCCAAAACGTTGTTATATGTTGTTTGTGTCATTGCAGGAACTTTGTGAGAATTTTAATGCTTGGAAAAACTGTCTGTGTTTCAACTGGTGTACATCCAAA
This is a stretch of genomic DNA from Saimiri boliviensis isolate mSaiBol1 chromosome 9, mSaiBol1.pri, whole genome shotgun sequence. It encodes these proteins:
- the DPH3 gene encoding diphthamide biosynthesis protein 3 isoform X1, translating into MAVFHDEVEIEDFQYDEDSETYFYPCPCGDNFSITREDLENGEDVATCPSCSLIIKVIYDKDQFVCGETVPAPSANKELVKC
- the DPH3 gene encoding diphthamide biosynthesis protein 3 isoform X2; the encoded protein is MAVFHDEVEIEDFQYDEDSETYFYPCPCGDNFSITRDQFVCGETVPAPSANKELVKC